The following are encoded together in the Mumia sp. Pv4-285 genome:
- a CDS encoding M14 family metallopeptidase, whose translation MRRRSILATAGLVVAGLIVSTSSASTAAPRIPDPPTFFGFEMGAEGQLADFASIKEYLQVVADKSNRVEYEVVDRTTEGEDFPILRISSPTNLDRVDEILDINARLADPQTMREEAAEAGLERDAYARKLAATSLPVYYVEAGIHSTEVGNTQALMDVVHRLATDDSAFTKRVLKNMVVLVVPSQNPDGHNRVVNYFNETAGTDYARVFPDLYQKYVGHDNNRDWFMVTQKESKIRVALEQKYRPTVQHYMHQAGTNSPRIWSPPWDEPMSRTLDPLTVSSANSIGQETQRDLIAEGKPGAKTDDAYGIMWNADVMGYSTFQGTTTWLTEIASARDLAYTVESEEILQPNTATLRSPLPYDKKTWSLSQIVDYAESAAYSGLDTVAANPQEWLYNNMYLVNRNSETWTGGPYAYVVPSKQRDAFATYEMLSLLHAGKARIEQATSAFQADGKRYGKGSWILRTNQPMGRWVDQQLRVDEYPDSARKCTTCPLIMPYSETTDNLGLLMGVTVKAVEDPFAAATRQVTDIVPTPPPFPAAPGRRGAYLVSPESYGVGHVITALERSGVPAYRLKKKVSVLGKTLPPGALVVPAAAPGARGALQGASAATGLQVHALARVPRAAAVKLAPTTRVGLVRGANNMPGGWMWWMLEQYGANVQVVEADDYAALDQFDTIVLAPGVSTRSITDGLDPARYPAEFHWARGVPEGPAKLAAWVKDGGNLVALGSASITAASALSLPLENVTPSDRAAFTAPGALLEQRYDRRAAATWGMPAKWPVWFNNDPAFAVSGDGQVAASYPDSDDLLVSGYARGTEAIAGAANVVTFDVGKGNATVAGGHITFRTWPRAAWTIVTNAIYNGAAADVSGRALVDAFGR comes from the coding sequence ATGAGAAGACGCAGCATCCTCGCCACAGCAGGCCTGGTGGTCGCCGGCCTGATCGTCTCGACCAGCAGTGCCAGCACCGCGGCACCACGCATCCCCGATCCCCCGACCTTCTTCGGCTTCGAGATGGGCGCCGAGGGGCAGCTGGCCGACTTCGCCAGCATCAAGGAGTACCTGCAGGTCGTCGCGGACAAGTCCAACCGCGTCGAGTACGAGGTGGTGGACAGGACCACCGAGGGGGAGGACTTCCCGATCCTGCGGATCAGCTCGCCCACCAACCTCGACCGTGTCGACGAGATCCTCGACATCAACGCTCGCCTCGCCGACCCGCAGACGATGCGCGAGGAGGCCGCGGAGGCGGGGCTCGAGCGCGACGCGTACGCCCGCAAGCTCGCCGCCACCAGTCTGCCGGTCTACTACGTCGAAGCCGGCATCCACTCCACCGAGGTGGGCAACACGCAGGCGCTGATGGATGTCGTCCACCGGCTCGCCACCGACGACTCGGCCTTCACCAAGCGCGTCCTCAAGAACATGGTCGTCCTCGTGGTCCCGTCGCAGAATCCCGACGGGCACAACCGCGTCGTCAACTACTTCAACGAGACGGCGGGCACGGACTACGCGCGTGTCTTCCCGGACCTGTACCAGAAGTACGTCGGCCACGACAACAACCGCGACTGGTTCATGGTGACCCAGAAGGAGTCGAAGATCCGGGTCGCGCTCGAGCAGAAGTATCGCCCGACGGTGCAGCACTACATGCACCAGGCAGGCACGAACAGCCCTCGCATCTGGTCGCCGCCGTGGGACGAGCCGATGTCCAGGACGCTCGACCCGCTCACGGTCTCCTCGGCGAACAGCATCGGCCAGGAGACCCAACGCGACCTGATCGCGGAGGGCAAGCCAGGCGCGAAGACCGACGACGCCTACGGGATCATGTGGAACGCCGACGTGATGGGCTACAGCACCTTCCAGGGCACCACGACGTGGCTCACCGAGATCGCTTCCGCACGCGACCTCGCCTACACGGTCGAGTCCGAAGAGATCCTTCAGCCGAACACCGCGACGCTGCGTTCGCCGCTGCCGTACGACAAGAAGACGTGGTCGCTGTCGCAGATCGTCGACTACGCGGAGTCCGCCGCCTACTCCGGCCTCGACACCGTGGCAGCCAACCCGCAGGAGTGGCTCTACAACAACATGTACCTCGTCAACCGCAACAGCGAGACGTGGACCGGTGGCCCGTACGCGTACGTGGTGCCTTCCAAGCAGCGCGACGCCTTCGCGACGTACGAGATGCTCAGCCTCCTCCACGCCGGCAAGGCGCGGATCGAACAGGCCACGTCGGCGTTCCAGGCCGACGGCAAACGGTACGGGAAGGGCTCGTGGATCCTCCGCACCAATCAGCCCATGGGCCGGTGGGTGGACCAGCAGCTGCGGGTCGACGAGTATCCAGACTCGGCACGCAAGTGCACGACGTGCCCGCTGATCATGCCGTACAGCGAGACCACCGACAACCTCGGTCTGCTGATGGGCGTGACGGTGAAGGCGGTCGAGGATCCGTTCGCCGCGGCCACGCGGCAGGTCACCGACATCGTGCCGACGCCACCGCCCTTCCCTGCGGCGCCCGGACGTCGGGGCGCGTACCTCGTCAGCCCTGAGTCGTACGGCGTGGGGCACGTGATCACGGCGCTGGAGCGTTCCGGGGTTCCGGCGTACCGGCTGAAGAAGAAGGTCTCAGTCCTGGGCAAGACGCTTCCGCCCGGAGCGCTTGTCGTCCCGGCGGCCGCACCCGGTGCGCGTGGGGCGCTGCAGGGCGCCAGCGCGGCGACGGGTCTGCAGGTCCACGCCCTCGCTCGGGTCCCCCGAGCCGCTGCGGTCAAGCTCGCGCCCACGACCCGCGTCGGTCTGGTCCGTGGCGCGAACAACATGCCAGGCGGATGGATGTGGTGGATGCTCGAGCAGTACGGCGCGAACGTGCAGGTCGTCGAGGCCGACGACTACGCCGCGCTCGACCAGTTCGACACGATCGTGCTCGCGCCGGGGGTCTCCACGCGATCGATCACGGACGGGCTCGACCCTGCTCGCTACCCGGCGGAGTTCCACTGGGCCCGCGGGGTCCCGGAGGGGCCGGCGAAGCTCGCGGCCTGGGTGAAGGACGGCGGCAACCTCGTCGCACTCGGGAGCGCCTCGATCACGGCCGCATCAGCGCTCTCGCTCCCGCTCGAGAACGTCACTCCGAGCGATCGTGCGGCGTTCACAGCGCCGGGCGCACTGCTCGAGCAGCGGTACGACCGAAGGGCGGCGGCGACCTGGGGCATGCCGGCCAAGTGGCCCGTCTGGTTCAACAACGACCCCGCGTTCGCGGTGTCGGGTGACGGCCAGGTCGCGGCGTCGTACCCGGACAGCGACGACCTGCTCGTCAGCGGGTACGCGAGGGGCACCGAGGCCATCGCAGGCGCGGCGAACGTCGTGACCTTCGACGTGGGCAAGGGCAACGCGACCGTCGCGGGCGGCCACATCACCTTCCGTACGTGGCCTCGCGCGGCGTGGACGATCGTGACCAACGCGATCTACAACGGTGCGGCGGCCGACGTGAGCGGAAGGGCGCTGGTCGACGCCTTCGGCCGCTGA
- a CDS encoding Lrp/AsnC family transcriptional regulator → MTTVPTTESRLDEIDRRLLWELSNDGRASVNELSSRLHVSRANAYARLRRMLDAGVIEQFGAQVSPQRAGLGTSALVLLTIRQAEWRDVRDRLARVPGVDHIALCAGTADVVVLVRTSDTVGLREIVLEEIRTVPGVLASRTTLILDEARGGSVPSVFAGTLAEQAKRRHC, encoded by the coding sequence ATGACGACTGTCCCGACGACGGAGTCTCGCCTCGACGAGATCGACCGGCGGCTGCTGTGGGAGCTCAGCAACGACGGGCGCGCCTCCGTCAACGAGCTGAGCTCACGCCTGCACGTCTCGAGAGCCAACGCCTACGCGCGGCTGCGGCGGATGCTCGACGCAGGGGTCATCGAGCAGTTCGGGGCGCAGGTGTCGCCACAGCGTGCAGGTCTCGGGACGTCGGCGCTGGTGCTCCTGACCATCCGGCAGGCGGAGTGGCGTGACGTGCGTGACCGGTTGGCGCGCGTGCCGGGTGTCGACCACATCGCCCTGTGCGCCGGGACCGCGGACGTGGTGGTGCTGGTGAGGACCTCCGACACCGTGGGCCTGCGGGAGATCGTGCTCGAGGAGATCCGTACGGTCCCCGGCGTTCTCGCGAGCCGGACCACGCTGATCCTCGACGAGGCGCGCGGCGGGAGCGTTCCGAGCGTCTTCGCCGGCACCCTTGCCGAACAGGCCAAGCGGCGCCACTGCTGA
- a CDS encoding MFS transporter, with amino-acid sequence MTALLRARVATSAFFVLNGFTIGVWVVNIPTVQDRAGVDTVALGWLLLLMGGSAFIGMQLGGRLADSIGSGRVELVAGAVMGVTLLGPALARDPYQLAAGLVLLGLANGVLDVSMNTQAVEVERAYARHVMGTFHAYYSLGGLVAAVVGGLAIRAGVPLPATAAVLGAAGLLLAIVARSSVWKQREIEGGSGEPAQNTRSRWTLQIAGLAALAFMLFLAEGVAGDWSAVHLHDVLDADKATAAWAFGAFSLMMTGGRLVTDRVVTRVGRAAFVRGGSLLAAAGLAVAALAPSVAVAVVGWAVFGLGLSGCVPQFLSAAGHVDPARSGTNVARVAGFGYVGLLAGPALIGVLTAVMPLTAAFWFPVAGCVVAGVVAPTLLRSRTGQVTTER; translated from the coding sequence GTGACAGCCCTCCTCCGCGCTCGCGTCGCGACCAGTGCGTTCTTCGTGCTCAACGGATTCACCATCGGCGTGTGGGTCGTCAACATCCCGACCGTCCAGGACCGCGCCGGGGTCGACACCGTGGCCCTCGGGTGGCTGCTCCTGCTGATGGGCGGGTCGGCGTTCATCGGCATGCAGCTTGGCGGCAGGCTCGCGGACTCGATCGGCTCAGGCCGGGTCGAGCTCGTCGCCGGTGCCGTGATGGGTGTCACGCTGCTCGGCCCGGCGCTGGCGCGAGACCCCTATCAGCTGGCCGCGGGTCTCGTGCTCCTCGGCCTCGCCAACGGCGTGCTCGACGTCTCGATGAACACGCAGGCCGTCGAGGTCGAACGCGCGTACGCGCGGCACGTGATGGGGACCTTCCACGCCTACTACTCGCTGGGCGGCCTGGTCGCCGCGGTCGTCGGCGGGCTCGCCATCAGGGCCGGCGTCCCGCTCCCCGCGACCGCCGCAGTCCTCGGCGCCGCGGGTCTGCTCCTCGCGATCGTCGCGCGGTCGTCGGTATGGAAGCAGCGCGAGATCGAAGGAGGGTCCGGCGAGCCCGCTCAGAACACCCGCTCCCGCTGGACCCTGCAGATCGCCGGGCTCGCTGCACTCGCGTTCATGTTGTTCCTCGCCGAAGGTGTCGCCGGCGACTGGTCGGCGGTGCACCTGCACGACGTCCTCGATGCCGACAAGGCGACCGCGGCGTGGGCGTTCGGCGCCTTCTCCTTGATGATGACCGGCGGTCGCCTGGTCACCGACCGGGTCGTGACGCGGGTGGGGCGGGCCGCGTTCGTCCGCGGCGGCAGCCTCCTCGCGGCGGCCGGCCTGGCGGTCGCCGCCCTTGCACCGAGCGTGGCGGTCGCGGTCGTCGGGTGGGCCGTCTTCGGACTGGGGCTGTCGGGGTGCGTGCCGCAGTTCCTGTCCGCCGCAGGCCACGTCGATCCGGCACGGTCGGGCACCAACGTCGCGCGGGTCGCCGGCTTCGGGTACGTCGGCCTCCTCGCGGGTCCGGCGCTGATCGGGGTCCTCACGGCGGTGATGCCGCTGACTGCTGCGTTCTGGTTCCCGGTCGCGGGCTGCGTGGTCGCGGGGGTCGTTGCGCCGACCCTTCTCCGTTCGCGCACCGGACAGGTGACGACCGAACGCTGA
- a CDS encoding MFS transporter has translation MSPLTAYRRLFSLAGPAYVVVAFLGRLPLAMSQMGTLLLVSSTTGSYTLGGLAAGALAVANAVVSPIAGATADRIGQRPVVLAQSFAGAAGLSVLVLLTQAGAAGGWLVLVAGLTGAAMPQIGPLARVRWRPITGHAGRESPQLVDAAFSYEGAADEASFVLGPALVGAVAVLIDPAGSLLVAAGLLVVFGGWFALHRTAALVRGSRGAVRTKASILSAAFVALVVAQLLVGVLFGSVQTGATALATAEGTPGVAGLVHATLGVGSVVAGLSMAWVPARIGFEKRILVAAGALAVLSAPLVLVHSIGGLVAVVLVLGFAVAPYMISNFTLGERIVPISRVGQAMTLLAGATGIGYAIGSTVAGRLADAGGYAPALGVTVTAAWLALIVALASQRTLAAAPQR, from the coding sequence GTGTCACCCCTGACTGCCTATCGGCGACTCTTCTCCCTCGCCGGACCGGCCTACGTCGTCGTCGCCTTCCTGGGCCGTCTGCCTCTCGCGATGAGCCAGATGGGCACGCTGCTGCTCGTCTCGTCGACCACCGGCTCGTACACCCTCGGCGGCCTCGCCGCGGGCGCCCTGGCGGTCGCGAACGCCGTCGTCTCGCCGATCGCCGGAGCGACTGCAGACCGGATCGGTCAGCGACCCGTCGTGCTCGCCCAGTCCTTCGCCGGAGCCGCCGGGCTCTCGGTGCTCGTCCTGCTGACGCAGGCGGGTGCCGCCGGTGGCTGGCTCGTCCTCGTCGCCGGTCTGACCGGCGCCGCGATGCCGCAGATCGGCCCCCTCGCCCGCGTACGGTGGCGTCCGATCACCGGCCACGCAGGACGCGAGTCGCCGCAGCTGGTCGACGCTGCGTTCTCGTACGAGGGCGCCGCCGACGAGGCATCGTTCGTGCTCGGCCCTGCCCTCGTGGGTGCGGTCGCCGTCCTGATCGACCCCGCGGGATCGCTGCTGGTCGCGGCGGGCCTTCTGGTCGTGTTCGGCGGGTGGTTCGCCCTCCACCGGACCGCGGCGCTCGTGCGCGGTTCGCGCGGAGCCGTACGCACGAAGGCGAGCATCCTGTCGGCGGCGTTCGTCGCGCTGGTCGTGGCGCAGCTGTTGGTCGGCGTGCTGTTCGGCTCCGTCCAGACCGGAGCCACCGCGCTCGCGACCGCCGAGGGCACGCCCGGCGTCGCCGGTCTCGTCCACGCGACGCTCGGCGTCGGATCCGTCGTCGCGGGCCTCTCGATGGCCTGGGTCCCGGCGCGGATCGGCTTCGAGAAGCGCATCCTGGTCGCGGCCGGGGCGCTGGCCGTGCTGTCGGCGCCGCTCGTGCTCGTGCACAGCATCGGCGGCCTGGTCGCGGTCGTCCTGGTGCTCGGCTTCGCCGTCGCCCCGTACATGATCAGCAACTTCACCCTGGGCGAGCGGATCGTCCCGATCAGCCGCGTCGGCCAGGCGATGACCCTGCTCGCGGGCGCCACGGGCATCGGGTACGCGATCGGCTCGACCGTCGCGGGTCGGCTCGCCGACGCCGGCGGGTACGCACCGGCGCTGGGCGTGACGGTCACCGCCGCGTGGCTCGCGCTGATCGTGGCCCTCGCCAGTCAGCGCACGCTCGCGGCGGCGCCGCAGCGATGA
- a CDS encoding GNAT family N-acetyltransferase: protein MRPSQWYEAQDMFGDHVTLTQLRPHHAEGVLAASEDDSVFRWMSFDRPETLTEAESLVARYLAVPGVNAWAQMDTKSGDLAGITTYYDINPERRSLLIGVTWLGERFQRTGINTESKLMLLTHAFDTLGAVRVAWEIDERNEQSRAAIERIGATKEGLLRKHKPRKDGSWRNTVLYSVIDDEWPEVRTALRTALDR, encoded by the coding sequence ATGCGACCGAGTCAGTGGTACGAAGCCCAGGACATGTTCGGTGATCACGTCACGCTCACGCAGCTGCGCCCCCACCACGCCGAGGGCGTCCTCGCCGCGTCCGAGGACGACTCCGTGTTCCGGTGGATGTCGTTCGACCGCCCCGAGACGCTGACGGAGGCGGAGTCCCTCGTCGCCCGCTACCTCGCGGTGCCCGGGGTCAACGCGTGGGCCCAGATGGACACGAAGTCCGGCGACCTCGCGGGCATCACGACGTACTACGACATCAACCCGGAGCGGCGGTCGCTGCTCATCGGCGTCACGTGGCTCGGCGAGCGGTTCCAGCGCACGGGCATCAACACCGAGTCCAAGCTGATGCTGCTCACGCACGCCTTCGACACCCTCGGCGCGGTGCGTGTCGCGTGGGAGATCGACGAGCGCAACGAGCAGTCGAGGGCCGCGATCGAGCGGATCGGCGCGACGAAGGAAGGCCTGCTGCGCAAGCACAAGCCCCGCAAGGACGGCTCGTGGCGCAACACCGTGCTCTACAGCGTGATCGACGACGAGTGGCCGGAGGTCCGTACGGCTCTGCGCACCGCGCTCGACCGCTGA
- a CDS encoding alpha,alpha-trehalose-phosphate synthase (UDP-forming) gives MSETVAKSLRGHEHSASFVVVANRLPVDRVQMPDGSTAWRTSPGGLVTALEPVLRKHGGAWIGWSGAPDEKIDPFDLDGIQLVPVPIHDQEVKEYYEGFSNATLWPLYHDVIATPEFHREWWDSYVAVNQRFAEYAATIAEEDGLVWVQDYQLQLVPQMLRDLRPDLRIGFFLHVPFPPVELFTQLPWRRRILEGLLGADIVGFQTTGAAQNFVRLVRQRVGSKTHRDTIYLDDGRTVVAKAFPISIDSSYFEDLARKPSTQARADEIRASLGNPKFVLLGVDRLDYTKGMPQRLRAFGELAQQGILDPADAVFVQVAPPSRERVDQYRRLRDEIDRIVGRINGDVGRIGQPPITYLHSSYPREEMAALYRAADVMVVTPLRDGMNLVAKEYVACRYEETGALVLSEFAGASAELKQAYLVNPYDINGMKATMLKAISDTPKEKAKRMRAMRRQVMEHDIDKWAQCFLEDLETVREPHGKRTRPVE, from the coding sequence GTGTCCGAGACGGTTGCCAAGAGCCTGCGAGGACACGAGCACTCGGCGTCGTTCGTCGTCGTCGCGAACCGCCTCCCGGTCGACCGCGTGCAGATGCCCGACGGCTCCACCGCGTGGCGGACGTCGCCCGGCGGGCTCGTCACGGCCCTCGAGCCGGTGCTGCGCAAGCACGGCGGTGCGTGGATCGGATGGAGCGGCGCTCCCGACGAGAAGATCGACCCGTTCGACCTCGACGGCATCCAGCTGGTGCCGGTGCCGATCCACGACCAGGAGGTCAAGGAGTACTACGAGGGCTTCTCCAACGCGACCCTCTGGCCGCTCTACCACGACGTCATCGCGACCCCGGAGTTCCACCGCGAGTGGTGGGACTCCTACGTGGCGGTCAACCAGCGGTTCGCCGAGTACGCCGCCACGATCGCCGAGGAGGACGGTCTGGTCTGGGTGCAGGACTACCAGCTGCAGCTCGTCCCCCAGATGCTGCGCGACCTGCGACCCGACCTGCGCATCGGCTTCTTCCTGCACGTGCCCTTCCCGCCGGTCGAGCTGTTCACCCAGCTGCCGTGGCGCCGCCGCATCCTCGAGGGGCTCCTCGGCGCCGACATCGTCGGGTTCCAGACGACGGGGGCCGCCCAGAACTTCGTACGGCTCGTCCGGCAGCGCGTCGGCAGCAAGACCCACCGCGACACGATCTACCTCGACGACGGCCGTACGGTCGTGGCCAAGGCGTTCCCGATCTCGATCGACTCCAGCTACTTCGAGGACCTCGCCCGCAAGCCGTCCACCCAGGCGCGGGCCGACGAGATCCGGGCGAGCCTCGGCAACCCGAAGTTCGTCCTCCTCGGCGTGGACCGCCTCGACTACACCAAGGGCATGCCGCAGCGCCTCCGCGCCTTCGGCGAGCTCGCCCAGCAGGGCATCCTCGACCCGGCGGACGCCGTCTTCGTCCAGGTGGCGCCGCCGTCGCGCGAGCGCGTCGACCAGTACCGCCGCCTGCGCGACGAGATCGACCGCATCGTCGGTCGCATCAACGGCGACGTCGGACGCATCGGCCAGCCGCCGATCACCTACCTGCACTCCTCGTACCCGCGCGAGGAGATGGCCGCGCTCTACCGCGCTGCCGACGTCATGGTCGTCACGCCGCTGCGGGACGGGATGAACCTCGTCGCCAAGGAGTACGTCGCCTGCCGGTACGAGGAGACGGGAGCGCTGGTCCTGAGCGAGTTCGCGGGCGCTTCGGCCGAGCTGAAGCAGGCGTACCTCGTCAACCCGTACGACATCAACGGCATGAAGGCCACCATGCTGAAGGCCATCTCCGACACCCCCAAGGAGAAGGCGAAGCGCATGCGCGCCATGCGCCGCCAGGTCATGGAGCACGACATCGACAAGTGGGCCCAGTGCTTCCTGGAGGACCTCGAGACCGTGCGCGAGCCCCACGGCAAGCGCACCCGTCCCGTCGAGTGA
- a CDS encoding Gfo/Idh/MocA family protein: MTSPLRWGILATGDIAHSFVRDLALVDDAVLQAVGSRSLATAQAFAELYTTETATPVAYGSYAEVLADPDIDVVYVATPHGRHTEDVLACFDAGKAVLCEKALTLDAADAQHLVDEARRRGLFFAEAMWMRTNPNIRRLRAMAAEGACGTVTHVRADLGFVAPLEKARLWDPALGASALLDVGIYPLTFAYLVLGRPDELRAVATLSDQGVDLSGGATLRYAGGAIASISWTQMGWPDARASVAGDGGRLELPAPFHHPHSFTYARNWEAEEIAEPVVGTGYAHEIVEVGRCLREGLTESPLLPLDETVEIMALMDEIREQVDPSGS, encoded by the coding sequence ATGACGTCCCCCCTCCGCTGGGGCATCCTCGCCACCGGCGACATCGCCCACTCCTTCGTCCGCGACCTCGCCCTGGTCGACGACGCCGTCCTGCAGGCGGTCGGGTCCCGTTCTCTGGCCACGGCCCAGGCGTTCGCCGAGCTGTACACGACCGAGACCGCGACCCCCGTGGCGTACGGGTCCTACGCCGAGGTCCTCGCCGACCCGGACATCGACGTGGTCTACGTCGCGACACCCCACGGTCGTCACACCGAGGACGTCCTCGCCTGCTTCGACGCCGGCAAGGCGGTGCTCTGCGAGAAGGCCCTCACGCTCGACGCCGCCGACGCGCAGCACCTGGTCGACGAGGCACGGCGACGGGGGCTGTTCTTCGCCGAGGCGATGTGGATGCGGACGAACCCCAACATCCGCCGCCTGCGTGCGATGGCGGCGGAGGGGGCCTGCGGAACGGTGACCCACGTACGCGCCGACCTCGGGTTCGTCGCCCCGCTCGAGAAGGCACGGCTCTGGGACCCGGCGCTGGGCGCGAGCGCGCTGCTCGACGTGGGCATCTATCCGCTGACCTTCGCCTACCTGGTCCTCGGCCGGCCGGACGAGCTCCGTGCCGTCGCCACTCTCAGCGACCAGGGCGTCGACCTGTCCGGCGGGGCGACGCTGCGCTACGCCGGTGGCGCGATCGCCTCGATCAGCTGGACCCAGATGGGCTGGCCCGACGCCCGCGCCTCGGTGGCCGGTGACGGCGGCAGGCTCGAGCTGCCGGCGCCGTTCCATCATCCGCACTCCTTCACCTACGCCCGCAACTGGGAGGCCGAGGAGATCGCCGAGCCGGTGGTCGGCACGGGATACGCGCACGAGATCGTCGAGGTCGGCCGCTGCCTGCGCGAGGGGCTGACCGAGTCGCCGCTGCTCCCCCTCGACGAGACCGTGGAGATCATGGCGCTGATGGACGAGATCCGCGAGCAGGTCGACCCCAGCGGGAGCTGA
- a CDS encoding DUF3263 domain-containing protein, whose amino-acid sequence MDPGSRSTASPRPTETPSPVEAGAPAPPPLVEAGAPAEDRDPARAGLTEREEAILGFESGWWKYAGVKEQAIRAEFGLSATRYYQVLNALIDREDALAHDPLLVRRLRRMRATRRRTRSARRLDADA is encoded by the coding sequence ATGGATCCCGGGTCTCGATCGACTGCGTCGCCTCGACCGACGGAAACCCCATCGCCGGTCGAGGCCGGAGCGCCAGCACCCCCACCGCTGGTCGAGGCCGGAGCGCCAGCGGAGGATCGAGACCCCGCCCGCGCCGGACTCACCGAGCGCGAGGAGGCGATCCTCGGGTTCGAGAGCGGCTGGTGGAAGTACGCCGGTGTGAAGGAGCAGGCGATCCGTGCGGAGTTCGGGTTGTCGGCGACCCGCTACTACCAGGTCCTCAACGCGTTGATCGACCGAGAGGACGCCCTGGCCCACGACCCGTTGCTCGTGCGTCGGCTCCGGCGCATGCGCGCGACCCGGCGCCGTACCCGTTCCGCGCGTCGACTGGACGCAGACGCCTAG
- a CDS encoding LytR C-terminal domain-containing protein, translated as MTETREDRPVDDRQRVAPRTRVKPRAVPSVVLVAAILVLAVAAVGLLVGNDPDDPAPVAAPSATPTPQPTPEPVAAAPTTAPPTTAEVPRAFVEVYNNSGVTGLADSTAGRVQDAGWKVVGVDNWYGKIQETTVYYPKKLKDQAERLAADLGIGRVRPAIEPMKFDRLTLILTDAP; from the coding sequence GTGACCGAGACTCGCGAAGACCGCCCGGTCGACGACCGGCAGCGCGTCGCACCCCGTACCCGGGTCAAGCCGCGTGCCGTCCCGTCGGTCGTGCTGGTGGCCGCGATCCTCGTGCTGGCGGTTGCCGCGGTCGGCCTCCTCGTCGGCAACGACCCGGACGACCCTGCTCCGGTGGCGGCACCTTCCGCGACACCCACGCCCCAGCCCACGCCCGAGCCGGTCGCCGCCGCACCGACCACGGCGCCGCCCACCACGGCCGAGGTGCCGCGCGCGTTCGTCGAGGTCTACAACAACTCCGGTGTCACCGGCCTCGCCGACTCGACGGCCGGTCGCGTCCAGGATGCCGGCTGGAAGGTCGTGGGCGTCGACAACTGGTACGGCAAGATCCAGGAGACGACCGTCTACTACCCGAAGAAGCTCAAGGACCAGGCCGAGCGTCTCGCCGCCGACCTCGGGATCGGCCGCGTCCGTCCCGCGATCGAACCGATGAAGTTCGACCGGCTGACGCTGATCCTGACCGACGCCCCCTAA